In one Clupea harengus unplaced genomic scaffold, Ch_v2.0.2, whole genome shotgun sequence genomic region, the following are encoded:
- the LOC122129467 gene encoding tripartite motif-containing protein 16-like, giving the protein MAEAISSDNELFTCPICLDLLRDPVTTNCGHSYCKGCIKGCWDQEDQKGVYSCPQCRQTFTPRPVLNKNNIVAELVEQIRKTRIQAAAPVSCPAGPGDVVCDVCTGRKLKAVKSCLDCLVSYCETHYKVHSELFPGRKHSVIDATGQLQDRICSHHKKVFEIFCRTDQSCICYLCTMDEHKGHDTVLAAAERTDKQRQLGQTQRRFQQRIQEREKELQKLRKAVKTLKSSAQTAVEDSERIFTEMIRSIERRRSRVKELIRNQEKAEVSRAEDLLKRLEQEIAELKRRDAELEQLSHTEDHIHFLKVTEFEIKHPCGSFNLSIRDSPHSSPSMTFNQSFSFEAVKESVSGVKVQLDDIFRQDVIRISAAVKNIQIIQSLKSDPELSVRRTNSKENLPPSMSEVQAVFPEPVTREEFSQYSCHFTLDPNTAHRNLHLSEGNRRGEWRDELQSYPDHPERFDGWCQVLCGEGVSGRCYWEVEWSGWCVYISVSYKSISRRGGGDECLFGCNDQSWSLALTSSRSSFRHNNKGTKLPLVTSSRIGVYVDHRAGTLAFYSISDTMTLLHRVQTTFTHTLYPGFYLNPGTSVKLL; this is encoded by the exons ATGGCAGAGGCGATTTCAAGCGACAATGAGCTTTTTACATGTCCGATTTGTTTGGATCTTCTTAGGGATCCAGTGACTACTAATTGTGGACACAGTTACTGTAAAGGCTGCATAAagggctgctgggatcaggaagatcagaagggagtctacagctgcccccagtgcagacagacgttcACCCCAAGAcccgttttaaacaaaaataatattgttGCTGAACTTGTGGAACAGATCAGGAAGACCAGAATCcaagctgctgctcctgtttCATGtcctgctggacctggagatgtggtgtgtgacgtctgcactgggagaaaactcaaagctgtgaagtcctgtctggattgtctggtgtcatactgtgaaactcactacAAAGTTCACAGTGAACTTTTTCCTGGAAGAAAACACTCAGTGATTGATGCCACAGGCCAGCTACAGGACAGGATCTGCTCTCATcataagaaggtttttgaaatattttgtcgaaccgatcagagttgtatctgctatctgtgcacgatggacgaacataaaggccatgacacagtcttagctgcagcagaacggacagacaaacag AGGCAGTTGGGGCAAACCCAGAGGAGattccagcagagaatccaggagagagagaaggagctgcagaagctgaggaaggctgtgaagactctcaag agctctgcacagacagcagtggaggacagtgagaggatcttcactgagatgatccgctccattgagagaaggcgctctagggtgaaagagctgatcagaaatcaggagaaggctgaggtgagtcgggctgaagacctcctgaagcgactggagcaggagattgctgagctgaagaggagagatgctgagctggagcagctttcacacacagaggatcacatccatttcctcaaggtgACAGAATTTGAAATAAAGCATCCATGTGG ATCTTTTAAT ctgtcaatcagagactctcctcactcctcgcccagcatgaccttcaaccaaagcttctcttttgaggctgtgaaggaaTCTGTCTCTGGAGTGAAGGTGCAGCTGGATGACATCTTCAGGCAGGATGTAATCAGGATATCTGCAGCAG TAAAGAATATCCAGATCATCCAGTCCTTAAaat CTGATCCTGAGCTCTCAGTCAGAAGAACAAACAGTAAGGAGAACCTGCCACCATCGA tgtctgaagTCCAGGCTGTTTTTCCTGAACCAGTGACCAGAGAGGAGTTCTCACAGT actcctgtcacttcacactggacccaaacacagcacacagaaacctccatctgtctgaggggaacaggaggggggagtggagagatgagctccagtcatatcctgatcatccagagagatttgatgggtGGTGTCAGGTGCTGtgtggagagggtgtgtctggacgctgctactgggaggttgagtggagtgggtggtgtgtttatatatcagtctcatataaaagcatcagcaggagaggagggggtgatgagtgtctgtttggatgtaatgatcagtcctggagtctggccctcaccagcagcagatcctctttcagacacaataaTAAAGGGACTAAACTCCCTCTAGTGaccagctccagaataggagtgtatgtggatcacagggcaggaactctggccttctacagcatctctgacacaatgaccctcctgcacagagtccagaccacattcactcacacactctaccctgggttttATCTAAATCCTGGAAcatcagtgaagctgctgtga